A genomic region of Rhipicephalus sanguineus isolate Rsan-2018 chromosome 3, BIME_Rsan_1.4, whole genome shotgun sequence contains the following coding sequences:
- the LOC119387858 gene encoding LOW QUALITY PROTEIN: LIM and senescent cell antigen-like-containing domain protein 1 (The sequence of the model RefSeq protein was modified relative to this genomic sequence to represent the inferred CDS: inserted 1 base in 1 codon), translating to MSLNRYPTGPDGVRQKPRRHEIPWQMDSSPLYIRRQDHLNDRMRALYVSEPTTQPPPPPVTFTSPTTRQQTPLAGRNHQYYHQRQDPRGSSDYDNTPPEPPKRTSSASMSASYDSASTSSSSLQYRNGGGGGYGAGSSSRSNEGLYASPGAPALAPLAVEEDCEANFLMSLENLACTRCGDGFEPHEKIVNSHGEVWHQACFVCCQCFRPFPEGIFYEFEGRKYCEHDFHVLFAPCCGKCGEFIIGRVIKAMNNNWHPQCFQCEICTMPLADQGFIKNAGRALCHECNAKEKAAACGKYICYKCHGIIDDMPLKFRSEPYHPYHFNCTTCGVELTAEAREVKXDLYCLRCHDKMGIPICGACRRPIEERVVTALGKNWHVEHFVCAKCEKPFLGHRHYEKKGLAYCETHYHQLFGNLCYICNNVIGGDVFTALNKAWCVHHFACSVCDQKMSQKTKFFEVDLKPVCKRCFEKFPSDLKKRLKKSYEVNSKNNTWQPCA from the exons ATGTCGCTCAACCGCTACCCGACAGGGCCCGATGGCGTGCGCCAGAAGCCTCGCCGCCACGAAATACCGTGGCAGATGGACTCCAGCCCACTTTACATAAGGAGACAGGACCACTTGAACGACCGCATGCGCGCCCTGTACGTGAGCGAACCCACGACACAGCCGCCGCCGCCCCCCGTGACGTTCACGAGCCCGACGACTCGGCAGCAAACGCCGCTGGCCGGTAGAAACCATCAGTATTACCACCAGCGACAGGACCCCCGTGGCTCGTCCGATTACGACAACACGCCACCTGAACCACCGAAAAGGACGAGCTCTGCGTCCATGAGCGCATCCTACGACTCTGCATCCACCTCCTCGTCATCCCTGCAGTACAGGAACGGAGGAGGTGGTGGCTACGGTGCCGGCAGTTCTTCCAGGTCTAATGAGGGCCTCTACGCATCGCCGGGAGCACCAGCACTCGCCCCCTTGGCTGTGGAGGA GGACTGTGAGGCAAACTTCCTGATGTCGCTCGAAAATTTGGCATGTACCCGTTGTGGGGACGGTTTTGAGCCACATGAGAAGATTGTGAACTCCCACGGTGAAGTCTGGCACCAGGCTTGCTTCGT CTGTTGCCAGTGCTTCCGGCCATTTCCTGAAGGCATCTTCTATGAG TTCGAGGGCCGCAAGTACTGTGAGCATGACTTCCACGTTCTCTTCGCACCCTGTTGTGGCAAGTGTGGCGAATTCATCATTGGTCGCGTCATCAAGGCCATGAACAACAACTGGCATCCACAGTGTTTCCAATGCGAGATCTGCACTATGCCGCTTGCAGACCAAGGTTTCATCAAAAATGCTGGGAG GGCTCTGTGTCACGAGTGCAATGCAAAGGAGAAGGCTGCAGCCTGCGGAAAGTACATCTGCTACAAGTGCCA tggcATCATTGATGACATGCCACTCAAGTTCCGCAGTGAGCCCTATCACCCGTACCATTTCAACTGCACCACTTGTGG TGTTGAACTGACTGCCGAGGCACGTGAGGTCA GGGACCTGTATTGCCTCCGCTGCCACGACAAGATGGGCATCCCCATTTGTGGCGCTTGCCGACGGCCGATTGAGGAACGAGTGGTCACTGCTCTTGGCAAGAACTGGCATGTCGAG CACTTCGTCTGTGCCAAATGTGAGAAGCCATTTCTTGGCCACCGGCACTACGAGAAGAAGGGCTTAGCCTACTGCGAGACGCACTACCACCAGCTGTTTGGCAACCTGTGCTACATCTGCAACAATGTCATTGGAGGGGATG TGTTCACAGCGCTGAACAAGGCCTGGTGTGTCCACCATTTTGCCTGCTCGGTGTGTGACCAGAAAATGAGCCAGAA GACAAAGTTTTTTGAGGTGGACCTGAAGCCTGTTTGCAAGCGGTGCTTCGAAAAGTTTCCAAGCGATCTGAAAAAACGACTGAAGAAATCTTACGAAGTCAATTCAAAGAATAACACCTGGCAACCCTGTGCATAA